TCTCCAAGAGGATGCACAAAAATATCTTAAGATTATCGAATCAATTAAGAAATATAAAAAATAATTCTTTAGTGTTAAGGTTCATCCATCTGTCACCTTAATCACATGCCACCCAAACTGCGTTTTCACTGGCTGGCTGACTTGTCCTTTTTTTAGGCTGAACGCTGCATTTTCAAATTCTTTGACCATTTGACCTCTACCAAAATAACCTAAATCTCCTCCTTTTTTCCCGCTGGGGCAAAGCGATCGTTCCTGGGCAATTTGTTCAAAGGGCTTATTGCCTTGGCTTAAGATTAACAATACTTGTTTTGCTTCATCTTCTGTTTTAACTAAAATATGTGATGCTCGTATTTTACTTCCCATGATTACACCTCGTTGTTATCAATTTCTGCGC
This region of Candidatus Woesearchaeota archaeon genomic DNA includes:
- a CDS encoding peptidyl-prolyl cis-trans isomerase, producing the protein MGSKIRASHILVKTEDEAKQVLLILSQGNKPFEQIAQERSLCPSGKKGGDLGYFGRGQMVKEFENAAFSLKKGQVSQPVKTQFGWHVIKVTDG